A window of the Cucurbita pepo subsp. pepo cultivar mu-cu-16 chromosome LG01, ASM280686v2, whole genome shotgun sequence genome harbors these coding sequences:
- the LOC111795161 gene encoding uncharacterized protein LOC111795161: protein MTSTEAGMGQSTEQKKSVSANNAARSSPSMFKRWGRRHPFIRYGLPMISLTVLGAVGLGHLLQGSKDIAKVKDDQEWEITEMRKALSRTGPIDAYKPKNISLEEELRALQEKVDINNYEYKRIPKPTDRTS, encoded by the exons ATGACCAGCACTGAGGCAGGAATGGGTCAGTCTACAGAACAAAAGAAGAGTGTCTCTGCCAACAATGCAGCTCGGTCATCTCCATCCATGTTTAAAAGATGGGGTAGAAGACACCCATTTATCAGATATGGACTTCCAATGATCTCTCTCACTGTGCTTGGGGCAGTTGGTCTTGGTCATCTCTTGCAAGGAAG TAAAGATATTGCAAAGGTGAAAGATGATCAAGAATGGGAGATCACTGAGATGAGAAAAGCCCTGTCAAGAACGGGACCTATCGATGCGTATAAGCCGAAAAATATATCGTTAGAAGAAGAACTGAGG GCTTTACAAGAGAAGGTAGACATCAACAACTATGAATACAAGAGAATTCCAAAGCCCACTGATCGAACATCCTGA
- the LOC111795091 gene encoding synaptotagmin-3-like isoform X2: MWPYLDKAICGSIRAIAKPVFSEYIGKFQIEAIELEQLSLGTLPPKFHGLKVYETNENKLLMEPAIRWAGNPNIVMVVNILSLRIKVQIVDLQIFATPRLALKPLVPTFPCFATIVASLMEKPQIDFGLKIMGGDIMSIPGFYRFIQDKIKRQVSSLYLWPRILEIPVLDPSILATRKPVGILHVKVVRASKLLKMDILGTSDPYVKLMLSGGGLPAKKTSIKMRNLNPVWNEKFKLIVNDPKSQVLQLQVYDWDKVGGHDRLGMQLVPLKLLTPYETKDLVLDLLKNTNINDHQNKKPRGKLVVELMFTPFREESMKYLENSIGEVKSEGRSNGQPENQTSGGAGVLSVTIQGAQDVEGEKHNNPYAVIHFRGERKKTNMIKKTRDPSWNEEFPYMLEEPPIREKIHIEVMSKRNVFSFLQKESLGHVEINLDDVVNNGRINEKYNLINSKNGKIHVEVIWTMA, from the exons ATGTGGCCTTACCTTGATAAG GCAATTTGTGGTAGTATAAGAGCCATTGCCAAACCTGTATTTTCAGAATACATAGGGAAGTTTCAGATCGAAGCTATTGAGCTTGAGCAGCTAAGCCTTGGAACTCTTCCTCCAAAGTTTCATG GTCTAAAAGTGTATGAAACAAATGAGAATAAACTGCTAATGGAACCAGCAATCAGATGGGCTGGCAATCCCAACATTGTAATGGTGGTGAATATATTGTCTCTCCGGATCAAAGTTCAG ATAGTGGATCTCCAGATATTTGCAACGCCACGGTTGGCTTTGAAGCCTCTTGTGCCTACTTTTCCTTGTTTTGCAACTATTGTAGCATCTTTAATGGAGAAA CCACAAATAGACTTTGGATTGAAGATAATGGGAGGAGACATCATGTCTATACCTGGCTTTTATCGATTTATTCAG GATAAAATTAAGAGACAAGTTTCAAGCCTCTACCTCTGGCCTCGGATTCTTGAAATTCCTGTTCTTGATCCTTCGAT ATTGGCCACAAGAAAGCCTGTAGGCATATTGCATGTGAAGGTTGTACGTGCATCAAAACTCTTGAAGATGGATATTTTGGGAACATCTGATCCATATGTGAAACTTATGCTGAGTGGCGGGGGGTTACCTGCTAAGAAAACAAGTATCAAGATGAGGAACTTGAATCCTGTGTGGAATGAGAAGTTCAAGCTTATTGTGAATGATCCCAAGTCTCAAGTTCTTCAGCTACAAGTCTATGACTGGGACAAG GTTGGTGGCCATGATAGATTGGGAATGCAATTAGTTCCTCTAAAGCTGCTTACACCCTATGAGACCAAGGACCTCGTGCTTGATTTGCTCAAGAACACAAATATCAATGATCACCAAAACAAGAAGCCCAGAGGAAAACTTGTAGTTGAGCTCATGTTTACTCCTTTCAGAGAAGAAAGCATGAAATATCTTGAAAACTCAATCGGTGAGGTGAAGAGTGAAGGCAGAAGCAATGGTCAGCCAGAGAATCAGACATCGGGTGGAGCAGGTGTATTATCTGTGACGATCCAGGGAGCTCAAGATGTCGAAGGGGAGAAGCACAATAATCCTTACGCTGTTATACACTTCAgaggagagaggaagaaaacgaat ATGATCAAGAAAACTCGCGACCCCTCATGGAATGAAGAATTCCCATATATGCTGGAGGAACCTCCAATTCGAGAAAAGATCCATATTGAAGTTATGAGCAAACGGAATGTCTTCAGTTTTCTGCAAAAG GAATCATTGGGACACGTGGAAATCAATCTCGACGATGTTGTAAACAACGGGAGGATAAATGAGAAGTACAATCTAATCAACTCAAAGAACGGAAAGATTCACGTAGAAGTGATATGGACAATGGCTTAA
- the LOC111795091 gene encoding synaptotagmin-3-like isoform X1 yields MGFFGTVFGILGFGIGLPLGIFIGFFIFVYSETKDVKEPVTRPLCELDTTSLQDLMPEIPLWVKTPDYDRVDWLNKFLLAMWPYLDKAICGSIRAIAKPVFSEYIGKFQIEAIELEQLSLGTLPPKFHGLKVYETNENKLLMEPAIRWAGNPNIVMVVNILSLRIKVQIVDLQIFATPRLALKPLVPTFPCFATIVASLMEKPQIDFGLKIMGGDIMSIPGFYRFIQDKIKRQVSSLYLWPRILEIPVLDPSILATRKPVGILHVKVVRASKLLKMDILGTSDPYVKLMLSGGGLPAKKTSIKMRNLNPVWNEKFKLIVNDPKSQVLQLQVYDWDKVGGHDRLGMQLVPLKLLTPYETKDLVLDLLKNTNINDHQNKKPRGKLVVELMFTPFREESMKYLENSIGEVKSEGRSNGQPENQTSGGAGVLSVTIQGAQDVEGEKHNNPYAVIHFRGERKKTNMIKKTRDPSWNEEFPYMLEEPPIREKIHIEVMSKRNVFSFLQKESLGHVEINLDDVVNNGRINEKYNLINSKNGKIHVEVIWTMA; encoded by the exons ATGGGATTTTTCGGCACTGTCTTTGGAATTCTCGGGTTCGGAATCGGTCTTCCTCTCGGAATATTCATcggattcttcatcttcgtCTACTCTGAGACTAAAGATGTTAAG GAACCAGTTACGAGGCCTCTATGTGAGTTGGACACAACTTCTTTGCAAGATCTAATGCCTGAAATTCCATTGTGGGTGAAAACTCCTGATTATGATCGA GTGGATTGGTTAAACAAGTTTTTATTGGCCATGTGGCCTTACCTTGATAAG GCAATTTGTGGTAGTATAAGAGCCATTGCCAAACCTGTATTTTCAGAATACATAGGGAAGTTTCAGATCGAAGCTATTGAGCTTGAGCAGCTAAGCCTTGGAACTCTTCCTCCAAAGTTTCATG GTCTAAAAGTGTATGAAACAAATGAGAATAAACTGCTAATGGAACCAGCAATCAGATGGGCTGGCAATCCCAACATTGTAATGGTGGTGAATATATTGTCTCTCCGGATCAAAGTTCAG ATAGTGGATCTCCAGATATTTGCAACGCCACGGTTGGCTTTGAAGCCTCTTGTGCCTACTTTTCCTTGTTTTGCAACTATTGTAGCATCTTTAATGGAGAAA CCACAAATAGACTTTGGATTGAAGATAATGGGAGGAGACATCATGTCTATACCTGGCTTTTATCGATTTATTCAG GATAAAATTAAGAGACAAGTTTCAAGCCTCTACCTCTGGCCTCGGATTCTTGAAATTCCTGTTCTTGATCCTTCGAT ATTGGCCACAAGAAAGCCTGTAGGCATATTGCATGTGAAGGTTGTACGTGCATCAAAACTCTTGAAGATGGATATTTTGGGAACATCTGATCCATATGTGAAACTTATGCTGAGTGGCGGGGGGTTACCTGCTAAGAAAACAAGTATCAAGATGAGGAACTTGAATCCTGTGTGGAATGAGAAGTTCAAGCTTATTGTGAATGATCCCAAGTCTCAAGTTCTTCAGCTACAAGTCTATGACTGGGACAAG GTTGGTGGCCATGATAGATTGGGAATGCAATTAGTTCCTCTAAAGCTGCTTACACCCTATGAGACCAAGGACCTCGTGCTTGATTTGCTCAAGAACACAAATATCAATGATCACCAAAACAAGAAGCCCAGAGGAAAACTTGTAGTTGAGCTCATGTTTACTCCTTTCAGAGAAGAAAGCATGAAATATCTTGAAAACTCAATCGGTGAGGTGAAGAGTGAAGGCAGAAGCAATGGTCAGCCAGAGAATCAGACATCGGGTGGAGCAGGTGTATTATCTGTGACGATCCAGGGAGCTCAAGATGTCGAAGGGGAGAAGCACAATAATCCTTACGCTGTTATACACTTCAgaggagagaggaagaaaacgaat ATGATCAAGAAAACTCGCGACCCCTCATGGAATGAAGAATTCCCATATATGCTGGAGGAACCTCCAATTCGAGAAAAGATCCATATTGAAGTTATGAGCAAACGGAATGTCTTCAGTTTTCTGCAAAAG GAATCATTGGGACACGTGGAAATCAATCTCGACGATGTTGTAAACAACGGGAGGATAAATGAGAAGTACAATCTAATCAACTCAAAGAACGGAAAGATTCACGTAGAAGTGATATGGACAATGGCTTAA
- the LOC111795091 gene encoding synaptotagmin-3-like isoform X3, with the protein MEPAIRWAGNPNIVMVVNILSLRIKVQIVDLQIFATPRLALKPLVPTFPCFATIVASLMEKPQIDFGLKIMGGDIMSIPGFYRFIQDKIKRQVSSLYLWPRILEIPVLDPSILATRKPVGILHVKVVRASKLLKMDILGTSDPYVKLMLSGGGLPAKKTSIKMRNLNPVWNEKFKLIVNDPKSQVLQLQVYDWDKVGGHDRLGMQLVPLKLLTPYETKDLVLDLLKNTNINDHQNKKPRGKLVVELMFTPFREESMKYLENSIGEVKSEGRSNGQPENQTSGGAGVLSVTIQGAQDVEGEKHNNPYAVIHFRGERKKTNMIKKTRDPSWNEEFPYMLEEPPIREKIHIEVMSKRNVFSFLQKESLGHVEINLDDVVNNGRINEKYNLINSKNGKIHVEVIWTMA; encoded by the exons ATGGAACCAGCAATCAGATGGGCTGGCAATCCCAACATTGTAATGGTGGTGAATATATTGTCTCTCCGGATCAAAGTTCAG ATAGTGGATCTCCAGATATTTGCAACGCCACGGTTGGCTTTGAAGCCTCTTGTGCCTACTTTTCCTTGTTTTGCAACTATTGTAGCATCTTTAATGGAGAAA CCACAAATAGACTTTGGATTGAAGATAATGGGAGGAGACATCATGTCTATACCTGGCTTTTATCGATTTATTCAG GATAAAATTAAGAGACAAGTTTCAAGCCTCTACCTCTGGCCTCGGATTCTTGAAATTCCTGTTCTTGATCCTTCGAT ATTGGCCACAAGAAAGCCTGTAGGCATATTGCATGTGAAGGTTGTACGTGCATCAAAACTCTTGAAGATGGATATTTTGGGAACATCTGATCCATATGTGAAACTTATGCTGAGTGGCGGGGGGTTACCTGCTAAGAAAACAAGTATCAAGATGAGGAACTTGAATCCTGTGTGGAATGAGAAGTTCAAGCTTATTGTGAATGATCCCAAGTCTCAAGTTCTTCAGCTACAAGTCTATGACTGGGACAAG GTTGGTGGCCATGATAGATTGGGAATGCAATTAGTTCCTCTAAAGCTGCTTACACCCTATGAGACCAAGGACCTCGTGCTTGATTTGCTCAAGAACACAAATATCAATGATCACCAAAACAAGAAGCCCAGAGGAAAACTTGTAGTTGAGCTCATGTTTACTCCTTTCAGAGAAGAAAGCATGAAATATCTTGAAAACTCAATCGGTGAGGTGAAGAGTGAAGGCAGAAGCAATGGTCAGCCAGAGAATCAGACATCGGGTGGAGCAGGTGTATTATCTGTGACGATCCAGGGAGCTCAAGATGTCGAAGGGGAGAAGCACAATAATCCTTACGCTGTTATACACTTCAgaggagagaggaagaaaacgaat ATGATCAAGAAAACTCGCGACCCCTCATGGAATGAAGAATTCCCATATATGCTGGAGGAACCTCCAATTCGAGAAAAGATCCATATTGAAGTTATGAGCAAACGGAATGTCTTCAGTTTTCTGCAAAAG GAATCATTGGGACACGTGGAAATCAATCTCGACGATGTTGTAAACAACGGGAGGATAAATGAGAAGTACAATCTAATCAACTCAAAGAACGGAAAGATTCACGTAGAAGTGATATGGACAATGGCTTAA
- the LOC111795115 gene encoding probable acetyltransferase NATA1-like: MDTAAPLPPASTVPADSTPVGTPLFSRIRLAAPSDVPHVHNLIHQMAVFENLSHVCSTTESDLSANLFTSPPFQSFTIFILEVSPKPFPENSPHNSNLNYIPVVRILNSDHPVDDPDREIFKSEDENVVVAGFALFFPNFPANTGRPGLFLEAIFVRKCYRRKGFGKMLLSAVAKQAVKMNYCEVFWVVLNRNVNAIRFYEDMGAQMLPEWRICRLAGDALQLHENDN, from the coding sequence ATGGATACCGCCGCTCCGTTGCCACCGGCTTCCACAGTTCCAGCTGATTCGACACCCGTCGGCACTCCTCTGTTCTCCCGAATCCGCCTCGCCGCTCCCTCCGACGTCCCTCACGTTCACAACCTCATCCACCAAATGGCCGtcttcgaaaatctctctcatGTCTGTTCCACCACCGAATCTGATCTCTCCGCCAATCTCTTCACCTCTCCGCCCTTCCAATCCTTCACCATTTTCATTCTAGAAGTTTCCCCTAAACCCTTCCCCGAAAACTCTCCTCATAACTCTAACCTTAATTACATCCCCGTCGTTCGAATTCTCAATTCCGACCATCCGGTGGACGATCCAGATCGGGAGATTTTCAAATCAGAAGATGAAAACGTTGTCGTTGCTGgatttgctctgtttttcccCAATTTTCCGGCGAATACGGGGAGGCCAGGTTTGTTTCTGGAGGCCATTTTCGTGAGAAAGTGTTACCGGAGGAAGGGGTTCGGAAAAATGTTGCTGTCGGCGGTGGCGAAGCAGGCGGTGAAAATGAATTACTGTGAAGTGTTCTGGGTGGTGCTTAATCGGAACGTGAATGCCATTCGCTTTTACGAAGACATGGGTGCCCAAATGTTGCCGGAGTGGAGAATTTGTAGACTCGCCGGCGATGCTCTTCAGCTTCATGAAAATGATAACTGA
- the LOC111795152 gene encoding probable acetyltransferase NATA1-like, translating into MDAATPSPPTGSPLFSRIRLAVPSDVPHIHKLLHQMAAFENHSHVCSTTESDLSAHLFTSPPFQSVTTFILEVSTKPFPEDSPHNSNANYIPVVRMLNSEHPVDDPDGEIFKSEDENVVVAGFVLFFPNFPSYTGRPGFFLEAFFVRKCYRRKGFGKMLLSAVAKQAVKMDYCEVFWLVKNWNVNAMRFYEDMGAQTVERKIYTLTGDALQLHQNDD; encoded by the coding sequence ATGGACGCCGCCACTCCGTCGCCACCCACCGGCTCTCCTCTGTTCTCCCGAATCCGCCTCGCCGTTCCCTCCGACGTCCCTCACATTCACAAGCTCCTCCACCAAATGGCCGCCTTCGAAAATCACTCTCATGTCTGCTCCACCACCGAATCTGATCTCTCCGCCCATCTCTTCACCTCTCCGCCCTTCCAATCCGTCACCACTTTCATTCTAGAAGTTTCCACTAAACCCTTCCCCGAAGATTCTCCTCATAACTCTAACGCTAATTACATCCCCGTCGTTCGAATGCTCAATTCCGAGCATCCGGTGGACGATCCAGATGGGGAGATTTTCAAATCAGAAGATGAAAACGTCGTCGTTGCTGgatttgttctgtttttcccCAATTTTCCGTCGTATACGGGGAGGCCGGGCTTTTTTCTGGAGGCCTTTTTCGTGAGAAAGTGTTACCGGAGGAAGGGGTTCGGGAAAATGTTGCTGTCGGCGGTGGCGAAGCAGGCGGTGAAAATGGATTACTGTGAAGTTTTCTGGTTAGTGAAAAATTGGAACGTGAATGCCATGCGCTTTTACGAAGACATGGGTGCCCAAACCGTGGAGAGGAAAATCTATACACTCACCGGCGATGCTCTTCAGCTTCATCAAAATGATGACTGA
- the LOC111795121 gene encoding thioredoxin-like 3-2, chloroplastic isoform X2, whose translation MVKALPLHLASVKFFPKFDGSYDLPSLLLLPPARLPASGFNKLPLSRKFPRISQKVYVTDEKVSLLGAWTQESSLQFRDESPVSMELQSISSELEFDQAIADAEEHNGLVILVWMANWCRNYIYLIPQLERLAADYYPRLQFYCINVNMVPHKLVVRAGLAKMPAIQLWKDGKKQDEVIGLYKAYLVVNDVQKMIERELTGE comes from the exons ATGGTGAAAGCTTTGCCTCTTCACCTCGCAAGCGTGAAATTTTTCCCCAAATTCGACGGTTCTTATGATCTTCCTTCGCTTCTCCTGCTCCCGCCCGCGAGGCTCCCCGCCTCTGGTTTCAACAAGCTTCCTCTGTCTCGAAAATTTCCGCGGATTTCCCAGAAAGTTTATGTGACTGATGAGAAGGTTTCGCTGCTTGGAGCTTGGACGCAAGAGAGTTCCCTGCAATTTCGAGATGAATCGCCTGTTTCGATGGAGCTCCAGTCCATTAGCAGCGAACTTGAATTCGATCAGGCTATTGCAGATGCGGAGGAACACAACGGGCTCGTGATTCTTGTATG GATGGCTAACTGGTGcagaaattatatttatttgataccCCAATTGGAAAGATTGGCTGCTGATTATTACCCCAG ATTGCAGTTCTACTGCATTAATGTCAATATGGTGCCACACAAGCTAGTTGTTCGTGCCGGATTAGCT AAGATGCCAGCTATTCAG CTATGGAAGGATGGCAAGAAACAAGACGAGGTGATTGGTCTCTACAAAGCATATTTAGTTGTCAACGACGTTCAGAAAATGATCGAACGTGAGCTAACAGGCGAGTGA
- the LOC111795121 gene encoding thioredoxin-like 3-2, chloroplastic isoform X1 has translation MVKALPLHLASVKFFPKFDGSYDLPSLLLLPPARLPASGFNKLPLSRKFPRISQKVYVTDEKVSLLGAWTQESSLQFRDESPVSMELQSISSELEFDQAIADAEEHNGLVILVWMANWCRNYIYLIPQLERLAADYYPRLQFYCINVNMVPHKLVVRAGLAKMPAIQLWKDGKKQDEVIGLYKAYLVVNDVQKMIERELTESINFKQFKSLGRKPTFSTC, from the exons ATGGTGAAAGCTTTGCCTCTTCACCTCGCAAGCGTGAAATTTTTCCCCAAATTCGACGGTTCTTATGATCTTCCTTCGCTTCTCCTGCTCCCGCCCGCGAGGCTCCCCGCCTCTGGTTTCAACAAGCTTCCTCTGTCTCGAAAATTTCCGCGGATTTCCCAGAAAGTTTATGTGACTGATGAGAAGGTTTCGCTGCTTGGAGCTTGGACGCAAGAGAGTTCCCTGCAATTTCGAGATGAATCGCCTGTTTCGATGGAGCTCCAGTCCATTAGCAGCGAACTTGAATTCGATCAGGCTATTGCAGATGCGGAGGAACACAACGGGCTCGTGATTCTTGTATG GATGGCTAACTGGTGcagaaattatatttatttgataccCCAATTGGAAAGATTGGCTGCTGATTATTACCCCAG ATTGCAGTTCTACTGCATTAATGTCAATATGGTGCCACACAAGCTAGTTGTTCGTGCCGGATTAGCT AAGATGCCAGCTATTCAG CTATGGAAGGATGGCAAGAAACAAGACGAGGTGATTGGTCTCTACAAAGCATATTTAGTTGTCAACGACGTTCAGAAAATGATCGAACGTGAGCTAACAG AATCCAtcaatttcaaacaatttaaGAGTCTAGGTCGCAAGCCCACTTTTAGTACCTGTTAA
- the LOC111795121 gene encoding thioredoxin-like 3-2, chloroplastic isoform X3: protein MVKALPLHLASVKFFPKFDGSYDLPSLLLLPPARLPASGFNKLPLSRKFPRISQKVYVTDEKVSLLGAWTQESSLQFRDESPVSMELQSISSELEFDQAIADAEEHNGLVILVWMANWCRNYIYLIPQLERLAADYYPRLQFYCINVNMVPHKLVVRAGLAKMPAIQLWKDGKKQDEVIGLYKAYLVVNDVQKMIERELTD from the exons ATGGTGAAAGCTTTGCCTCTTCACCTCGCAAGCGTGAAATTTTTCCCCAAATTCGACGGTTCTTATGATCTTCCTTCGCTTCTCCTGCTCCCGCCCGCGAGGCTCCCCGCCTCTGGTTTCAACAAGCTTCCTCTGTCTCGAAAATTTCCGCGGATTTCCCAGAAAGTTTATGTGACTGATGAGAAGGTTTCGCTGCTTGGAGCTTGGACGCAAGAGAGTTCCCTGCAATTTCGAGATGAATCGCCTGTTTCGATGGAGCTCCAGTCCATTAGCAGCGAACTTGAATTCGATCAGGCTATTGCAGATGCGGAGGAACACAACGGGCTCGTGATTCTTGTATG GATGGCTAACTGGTGcagaaattatatttatttgataccCCAATTGGAAAGATTGGCTGCTGATTATTACCCCAG ATTGCAGTTCTACTGCATTAATGTCAATATGGTGCCACACAAGCTAGTTGTTCGTGCCGGATTAGCT AAGATGCCAGCTATTCAG CTATGGAAGGATGGCAAGAAACAAGACGAGGTGATTGGTCTCTACAAAGCATATTTAGTTGTCAACGACGTTCAGAAAATGATCGAACGTGAGCTAACAG ACTAG